The Microterricola viridarii nucleotide sequence AGAGGTTGTTGATAAAGCGTGCGGGCTCTGCGTCGAATACCGCATCAGCAACACCCGGCTGCTTGTTGAAGTGTACGAAGTAGTAGTCGCTTCCTAGCACCGCCTCCATGAAATCGAGCCACGGCATTTCGCCACGTGCGAGGTACGGCAAGCTGAGCGCCACGACCCTGTCGACACGGTGTGGGTACAGCAGCGTGAAGCTCCACACGACAAACGCACCCCAGTCGTGACCGATGAAGGTTGCGCGCTCATAGCCGAAGTGGTCAAGCAGTGCCGCGAGGTCGCCCGTCAGGTGCTCGATATCGTAATCGACGATCTCTTCCGGCCTCGTTGAATTACCAAATCCGCGCTGGTTAGGAGCGATCACATGGTAGCCGGCTGCGACAAGGGCCGGGATCTGAAAACGCCACGTGTATGCAAGGTCCGGCCATCCGTGACAGAGCACAATCGGGTTTCCTGCGTTCTCTTGGCCAGCCTCGAAGACTTCAAGATCAACACCATTCACGGTGATCACGGTGGCGTCAGGAAAGGGAATTTCATGCGTAGATGTGTTCATGTTTTGAAGGTAACGACATAAATAGGCCACCTATTGACCGGTTTTTCTGGGAACATACACATCATGAAATCTGATCGTTTGGTGGCCATCCTCCTTTTGCTGCAGCGGCGTGAGCAGGTCACGGCTGCAGAGGTCGCAAAAGAACTGGAGATTTCTGAACGCACCGCGCGCCGCGATCTCGATGCCCTGGGTGTGGCAGGCATCCCCGTCTACTCGATTCAGGGTCGTTCTGGCGGGTGGCGTCTCCTGGGGGGTGGGCGCACTGACCTCTCAGGGCTCACCGCGAGCGAGGCTCGCGCCCTGTTTCTCGTTGCTGGACCAGCGGCAGCCGCGGAGGCCGCAGCGCCAGAGCTGAAGGCATCGCTTCGAAAACTCGTCCGAGCCTTGCCTGAGACGTTTCGTACACAGGCCGAGTCGGCGGCGTCTTCCATGATCGTGGATTCGCAACCGTGGGGTGCAACGGGGGCCGCAAAACCGCCGCCACCATTCATTGACGTTCTGCAAGACGCAGTCATCCGCGGCGTGCAGGCGCAGCTCAGTTACGTTGATAGCGCTGGCAAAGAGTCCGAGCGAATCGTGCATCCCCTGGGGCTAGTGGTGAAGGACTCGCGCTGGTATCTCGTTGCTCATGCTGACGCAGGTCGGCGTACCTTCCGCCTGGACCGTGTTACTGCCGTGGTCCCAAGCGAGACACTCGTTCACCGAGCGGAAGACTTCGATCTCACGAAAAGCTGGCGCGACCTCACCGCCGAAGCTGAGCGCCACCGTACAGTCGTCGACGTGCACGCGAACTGTGCCCCCGAAGGGCTTGGCTTTCTCCAAATCGCAGTCGGTGACAACCTCGAAATCGGGCCAGCTGCAAGCGATGGCCGCATCCCTGTAGTGATCCACGCGCCTAGCGAGTACGGGATCGCCGGCCATCTCGCAGGGCTCGTCGAGTGGCTTGAGATTACGAGCCCACAAGGTGTGCGCAACCACTTGGCAGTGATCGGCGCAGCACTTACGCGCCGGTACGGCCAAAGCGTCATGACGGATACCGCGACCGACCTCGGTGGCGCGTGACGTCTCGGTCATCACTACCCGGGTACGTCGAGAGAATCGCGCCGCGCTCGGTGTATGTGCGGCATGCTGGTGCGTTGCTCACACTGAGGTGGTCAGGAGCCAACGGGAACACGGTGACTGTCTGGCTCGCTGGCGCAGAAACGTTGCGAGGGACTGCTGCAGCTTCGGTTGACTCCTGGCCCGCGGTGATCGATCACCATTGTCGGCAGTTCCTGCCGTCTGAGTGAATCCTCGACAGATGTGGAGGAAA carries:
- a CDS encoding helix-turn-helix transcriptional regulator, with product MKSDRLVAILLLLQRREQVTAAEVAKELEISERTARRDLDALGVAGIPVYSIQGRSGGWRLLGGGRTDLSGLTASEARALFLVAGPAAAAEAAAPELKASLRKLVRALPETFRTQAESAASSMIVDSQPWGATGAAKPPPPFIDVLQDAVIRGVQAQLSYVDSAGKESERIVHPLGLVVKDSRWYLVAHADAGRRTFRLDRVTAVVPSETLVHRAEDFDLTKSWRDLTAEAERHRTVVDVHANCAPEGLGFLQIAVGDNLEIGPAASDGRIPVVIHAPSEYGIAGHLAGLVEWLEITSPQGVRNHLAVIGAALTRRYGQSVMTDTATDLGGA
- a CDS encoding alpha/beta fold hydrolase; amino-acid sequence: MNTSTHEIPFPDATVITVNGVDLEVFEAGQENAGNPIVLCHGWPDLAYTWRFQIPALVAAGYHVIAPNQRGFGNSTRPEEIVDYDIEHLTGDLAALLDHFGYERATFIGHDWGAFVVWSFTLLYPHRVDRVVALSLPYLARGEMPWLDFMEAVLGSDYYFVHFNKQPGVADAVFDAEPARFINNLYRRDEPLMPPKPGMALIEIARDTAPLGEPLLSENELAVYESAFKHSGFTGGINWYRNLNRNWHLLADADPIIHQPALMIYGLRDAIARSEQLSAFVPNVEELSFDSGHWVQQERRSETTNAILEWLGRNPAS